A single window of Hemibagrus wyckioides isolate EC202008001 linkage group LG28, SWU_Hwy_1.0, whole genome shotgun sequence DNA harbors:
- the LOC131348697 gene encoding gamma-crystallin M2-like — MKITFYEDRNFGGRSYECSSDCTNMSSYLNHCYSCRVEGGCWMVYDQSNFTGNQYFLRRGDYPDYMNMWGWGTNNWIRSCRMIPMYRGSYRMRMYERENFMGQMMDVTDDCDSIMDRYHWSSGCMSCHVMDGHWLMYEYPHYKGRMWYFRPGEYRSFREMMGSGSMRFMSMRRIMDSWY, encoded by the exons ATGAAG ATCACCTTCTACGAGGACAGGAACTTCGGAGGCCGTTCCTATGAGTGCAGCAGCGACTGCACCAACATGTCCTCCTACCTGAACCACTGCTACTCGTGCAGGGTGGAGGGCGGCTGCTGGATGGTCTACGATCAGTCCAACTTCACGGGGAACCAGTATTTCCTCAGGAGGGGCGATTACCCCGACTACATGAACATGTGGGGATGGGGCACAAACAACTGGATCAGATCCTGCCGCATGATCCCCATG TACCGAGGTTCCTACAGGATGAGGATGTATGAGAGGGAGAACTTCATGGGCCAGATGATGGACGTGACTGACGACTGCGACTCCATCATGGATCGTTACCACTGGTCCAGCGGCTGCATGTCGTGCCACGTGATGGACGGCCACTGGCTCATGTACGAGTATCCTCACTACAAGGGCAGGATGTGGTACTTCAGACCCGGGGAGTACCGGAGCTTCAGGGAGATGATGGGAAGTGGCTCCATGAGGTTCATGAGCATGAGGCGCATCATGGATTCCTGGTATTAA